The sequence ATGGGGAACACATGCTTCCTGAATGCAACTCTTCAGTGTATCACTCACACTGTACCACTTTTTCTCAAGCTTTGCTCAAATGATCATTTCACTCCATGCTCATGTATGGATAATTTCGTACAACTAACTAATGTTCTATTTTTTAATACATTCTGTTTTATTTTAGTTTGCATGATCCGAACTACTGTTAACCTGCAGATAATGAGGATGGGTTCTGTTCTTTCTGTGCCCTTAAAGAACATGTTGACGAATCAATTCGAAGGTCCGGATCTGTTATAGCGCCAACAAAGTTCAGAGATAGTTTAAGAAGTATCCTCCCCTCTTGAACTTTTGCTGAGTCAGATTAATTCCCCCCCAATATAATTGCtgtttgcatatatgttttttcCTGTTAATTCATGTCTTTCCACTTCCTTTCAGCACTCAGACCACGATACTCTTCATTTAAGTATTGCGCTACTGCATCCTTTCAATTGTTGCCAGCTTGATATAGTCCTTCCATGTGAAGTTATGTGATATGAGATTTCTTAACAATATTTTCTAGAGTTATCTTTGGATTTTACACCAGGACAGCAAGAAGATGCACATGAATTCCTACGTTGCTTGCTCGATAACTTGCATGAGTGTACTCTTGATCCCAAGTCAAAGAGCAAGGGCTCATCCTTTGAAGAAGAAAGTATAGTCAAGGAGATTTTTGGAGGCCAACTGAAAAGCCATGTAATATTTAGTTTCTTCatcatctatttgttctcttggcACTAGTATTGCAACTAATGCCACTCTTTATATCTATAGTTATCTTGTTGCGAGTGCGGTCACAGCTCAGAGACATTTGAGCCCTTCCTGGATCTAAGTTTGGAGATTGATCAGGTTGATCACCTGGTAGATGCTTTGCAATCTTTTACCAAGGTAGAGCAGGTTGGGGACTCTGAAAACAAGCTCACCTGTGAAAGTTGCAATGCTCGAGTTTGTAAGAATAAGCAGCTTACACTTTATAGAGCACCAGATGTTATTGCATTTCATCTCAAGCGTTTTACAACCCTTGACAATTCTGTTAAGAAGATTGACAAATATGTGGCATACCCTCTTGAGGTTGATTTGAAGCCATTTCACAGCAACCCAGAGACTGTGGTGAGTTTTTCCTATATACTTAGTGCCTGTTTGAAAGACATGATGGAATGCTGCTATATGAATATTTAGACTAAGGATTTGGATTCCAGTCCCTCTACACAAACAGAATTATTTCCATTTAGGTATATTTTAATGTTCTGTTATATCTCACTTGTAGGGGGAACTGAAATATGAtctttatggtgttgttgagcaTTCTGGATTACCCAACTATGGCCATTATGTCTGCACCATTCGTTCTTCACCAAGTACATGGTACTTGATGAATGACTCCAACGTATGTGCCACCATTCAGTTGCTAATGCTTTTTATGATATGAACCTTTTCACCATTGTAATAGGCATGTCATTTTGCAGGTTGATTCTATTACTGATTCAAGTGCATTAAACCAGGAAGCATATATTCTGTTCTATGTTAGGCAGGGCAAATTTCCATGGTTCTCGAGTTTGTTAGAAGGCAAGGTTGTCCTACAAGCTGAGAATACCTGTGGAACATCTCCTGTGTCAGTTTTGGAAAATATAGATGTAAACTGTTCAACTTCTTCAGGAGGAGGCAGTAGCAGTAGTTCTGGTGATAAGTTAGAGAAAAATGAAGCCAGCCAATTAGAAGAGACAAAGAAAGATGAAACGAGTCAGTACAAAACGTCATTCCTTCCCGACGAGCCATCTAAGAGTTCTTTTGGTGCTTCTAACAGCAATAATGCAATGGATGAAGATAATCCACCCAGGGTTTCTTTCCAAAATTCTGTGGCTAGTTGTTCCCGCAGTGTAGAAACCACCAATCTCGAGAAGCCTTCTACTCCACGGTGCTCCCAGCGACTGGCCTCTCATGATGAGTTTAGTGTGTTTGAGTTTGAGGACTTTGGTAAGGATGCATTTTCAACTATTTATGAGCTTCTTGTTTTATTTTCATAACACATCTATCTTATTTCCCTTGGTATAACTTCCCACTCAATTTATTTGTTATCAACTCACTCAATTTATTGTGCAGTTGACAACACTACTACTTTATGATTACTAGCCTAATCCTTCGATGTGATTCTAATCACCTCACTTTCAGATCTAGACATCAGACTTTGCACTGCTGTGCTAATTATTTTGGATCTGTTTAATTGTTTCTCAACTCAGTTGAATGTCACATGTTGTAAAACACTGCTCATTCACCTTTTTAAGGGTTCATGTTTCTCCTTGTCTTATTTATAGATGAGGAAAAGGAGACTTTACTTCCAAAATTGAAATTTCCATCGAAGGTGAAGAAAGCTAACTCTGCATCTAGAGCTATGAAGGGTCGTTGCATTGATCAGAATGCAGTCCGTTTGATGAGGAGCATGACATCCACACGAAGAAAAGGTTTAATAGACTGCATAGCACAGCAAACTGCAAAGCATGAGTCTAATAGATGCCCTGCAAGTGATCCTCTGGACAAAAAGAAAAGGAAGCTGGTTCTTCAGTACTAGGTATTACTAAGTTTGGGTGCCGAAATCTTGTATTGCTGTATATCCTTTCCTTTTTTGCTACTCTTTCTCTGTATATCTTGGTTCAGCAACTCTGCTGTTGTCAACTTCCCCCCTAATCTAATTTTGTAGTCATAGGCTTTAGGGTGGCTAGATTGGTTTCAGCCTTGCGGGGTATATGTGAACTTAAGAATTAGTTACTCTCTTTTAATATTTCTGCCTCCTGATGTTTTATCACATGCCAATGTGGCTATGCTATGGTATTGACACCTGTAACAACTGCCCATTTTATCACATGCCTACCCTGTTTGTTTAccctttagattatataatccagcttaaataagttaagaggcaaacaaacagtaTATATTATTGGagtggattatataatttaggtACCTAGATTATGATAATTCATAAGCAGGTCATTAGGTACTTATTTTAGATTATTGTTTGGCTTCTTACCCACAAATAATTTGTGTAAGCAAATATCTTAGGACTATaaactggattatataatctatataaaataagctggattatataatcctgCAAGTAAACAAACATGCCCTTACTAGGACAGGACAGGGCTTTCCTGTACCATAGGCAGTGAAAATAAACAAATTTCTTATATGGAATTTCATAGGAAAAACACAGTATTTAGGAAAGGCTCCTGCATTCCAAACAGGCAACAACTCATCTGCTGTGTTCACCGCTGTTTCCCCTGtgggtttcagcttgatattgctCGTAAAGAGGTCTCGCTCTACTCATGGCATGACAGCCAGGGTTGACAATGGCATAGCAGAACCGCACGAGGTCTTAGGAAGAATGGCTGATTAGCGCTGATTAAGTACGAAAACCCTGGCTAGCTCAGCGGAACGACTGCTGGCGTTTGGAGAGAAAC is a genomic window of Zea mays cultivar B73 chromosome 5, Zm-B73-REFERENCE-NAM-5.0, whole genome shotgun sequence containing:
- the LOC103627580 gene encoding ubiquitin carboxyl-terminal hydrolase 21 isoform X1, translated to MTPRPHQPAGHLLRGRETLTGARIPLYSMAEQDGDAGQMPPDSVPVVGVGDQNTNQHQPFFSMCQPLRTVSYSNSWDGTCVAAANENDHTGISGTLDREDDSCSRHSINKEVSLVQGVMKMEQSMDGVDVPHGGASEQPEPLGTQQPDSFDEVDLWDVQDNKQALPLNSNQCNFNIGETCDAEDMHFPLSASYRRQPKCVGAGLSNMGNTCFLNATLQCITHTVPLFLKLCSNDHFTPCSYNEDGFCSFCALKEHVDESIRRSGSVIAPTKFRDSLRKLSLDFTPGQQEDAHEFLRCLLDNLHECTLDPKSKSKGSSFEEESIVKEIFGGQLKSHLSCCECGHSSETFEPFLDLSLEIDQVDHLVDALQSFTKVEQVGDSENKLTCESCNARVCKNKQLTLYRAPDVIAFHLKRFTTLDNSVKKIDKYVAYPLEVDLKPFHSNPETVGELKYDLYGVVEHSGLPNYGHYVCTIRSSPSTWYLMNDSNVDSITDSSALNQEAYILFYVRQGKFPWFSSLLEGKVVLQAENTCGTSPVSVLENIDVNCSTSSGGGSSSSSGDKLEKNEASQLEETKKDETSQYKTSFLPDEPSKSSFGASNSNNAMDEDNPPRVSFQNSVASCSRSVETTNLEKPSTPRCSQRLASHDEFSVFEFEDFDEEKETLLPKLKFPSKVKKANSASRAMKGRCIDQNAVRLMRSMTSTRRKGLIDCIAQQTAKHESNRCPASDPLDKKKRKLVLQY
- the LOC103627580 gene encoding ubiquitin carboxyl-terminal hydrolase 21 isoform X2, whose translation is MCQPLRTVSYSNSWDGTCVAAANENDHTGISGTLDREDDSCSRHSINKEVSLVQGVMKMEQSMDGVDVPHGGASEQPEPLGTQQPDSFDEVDLWDVQDNKQALPLNSNQCNFNIGETCDAEDMHFPLSASYRRQPKCVGAGLSNMGNTCFLNATLQCITHTVPLFLKLCSNDHFTPCSYNEDGFCSFCALKEHVDESIRRSGSVIAPTKFRDSLRKLSLDFTPGQQEDAHEFLRCLLDNLHECTLDPKSKSKGSSFEEESIVKEIFGGQLKSHLSCCECGHSSETFEPFLDLSLEIDQVDHLVDALQSFTKVEQVGDSENKLTCESCNARVCKNKQLTLYRAPDVIAFHLKRFTTLDNSVKKIDKYVAYPLEVDLKPFHSNPETVGELKYDLYGVVEHSGLPNYGHYVCTIRSSPSTWYLMNDSNVDSITDSSALNQEAYILFYVRQGKFPWFSSLLEGKVVLQAENTCGTSPVSVLENIDVNCSTSSGGGSSSSSGDKLEKNEASQLEETKKDETSQYKTSFLPDEPSKSSFGASNSNNAMDEDNPPRVSFQNSVASCSRSVETTNLEKPSTPRCSQRLASHDEFSVFEFEDFDEEKETLLPKLKFPSKVKKANSASRAMKGRCIDQNAVRLMRSMTSTRRKGLIDCIAQQTAKHESNRCPASDPLDKKKRKLVLQY